One genomic window of Magnolia sinica isolate HGM2019 chromosome 3, MsV1, whole genome shotgun sequence includes the following:
- the LOC131240045 gene encoding probably inactive leucine-rich repeat receptor-like protein kinase At5g48380 has product MVNFMSMAMGSRATVFLLPTLFWLWLSSDTCNGVASDIQCLKDLKASLNDTNGYLSSWDFNNKTEGSICKFNGIECWHNDENKVLNIRLSNMGLKGRFPVALKNCTSMTGLDLSTNDLFGPLPDNIGSIIPYVTTLDLSYNNFTGDIPDSFGNCSYLNTLSLQHNRFTGQIPWQLGRLDRLSQFSVADNSLSGPIPPFFKKQSILASSFANNAGLCGAPLDVVCRGPVKKSRTSVIIGAANGGIVLSVIIIGVILLFSFRKVSEKKMEEEVEGNKWAKSIKGTKGIKISTFEESVPKMRLIDLMKATNNFGKDNVMGSGRMGTMYKAKLPDGTLLTVRRLEDSHHSDKHFISEMNTLGSIKHPNLVSLMGVCIERKERLLIYKYMPKGSLYENLHHPKDKSKFIEWPLRLRIAIGVARGLAWLHHCCSPCIIHCNISSKRILLEEDYEPKISDFGYARFMNPVETHFSTSVVGNFFNSVFIAPEYMPTLVPTTKGDVYSFGMVMLEVITGKEPTQVVNALQNFKGNLMEWIAYLSNYYATDESSTGRGCDGEILEFLGIAFSCVALDPEERPTMFQVYRLLRAIGESNDFTNGDEKLMPLDCINIDCPSEFNICPEIQEIDREGANENTLQ; this is encoded by the exons ATGGTAAATTTCATGTCTATGGCCATGGGAAGCAGAGCTACTGTCTTTCTTCTTCCTACCCTTTTCTGGTTGTGGCTGAGTAGTGACACTTGCAACGGTGTTGCAAGTGATATTCAATGCTTGAAAGACCTAAAAGCATCGCTGAACGACACAAATGGTTACCTATCTTCGTGGGATTTCAACAACAAGACAGAAGGGTCCATCTGTAAATTCAACGGCATCGAATGCTGGCACAATGATGAAAACAAGGTCCTAAACATACGCCTCTCGAACATGGGCCTCAAAGGTCGGTTCCCGGTGGCTCTGAAAAACTGCACGAGCATGACAGGATTGGATCTATCGACAAACGACCTCTTCGGACCCCTTCCTGATAACATTGGTTCAATAATACCATACGTGACAACCCTCGACCTCTCCTATAACAATTTCACCGGTGATATTCCGGATAGCTTTGGGAATTGTAGCTACCTGAATACACTTAGTCTCCAACACAATCGGTTTACAGGTCAGATCCCCTGGCAACTCGGCCGGCTTGATCGGTTGTCTCAGTTCAGTGTCGCCGACAATTCTTTGTCGGGACCAATTCCTCCCTTTTTTAAGAAGCAATCAATACTGGCCTCAAGCTTTGCGAATAATGCGGGACTTTGTGGGGCGCCTTTGGATGTTGTTTGCAGAGGACCTGTGAAAAAGTCACGTACCAGTGTCATCATTGGTGCGGCCAATGGCGGGATAGTGCTCTCAGTTATAATTATCGGTGTTATTCTGTTATTCAGTTTCCGTAAAGTATCTGagaagaagatggaagaagagGTTGAAGGAAACAAGTGGGCAAAGAGTATTAAAGGAACAAAAGGCATCAAG ATCTCTACGTTTGAGGAATCAGttccaaaaatgagattgatcgATCTCATGAAAGCCACTAATAATTTCGGCAAAGACAACGTCATGGGCTCAGGGAGAATGGGCACCATGTACAAAGCGAAGCTTCCAGATGGTACTCTTCTTACAGTTAGGAGACTTGAAGATTCTCATCATTCTGATAAGCATTTCATATCGGAGATGAATACGCTGGGAAGCATAAAACACCCTAACTTGGTGTCGCTTATGGGCGTTTGCATTGAAAGAAAGGAGAGGCTTTTGATATACAAATATATGCCCAAAGGATCTTTATATGAGAATCTTCATcacccaaaagataaatccaaattcaTAGAATGGCCTCTAAGGCTGAGAATTGCGATTGGAGTGGCAAGAGGTCTGGCGTGGCTTCACCATTGTTGTAGTCCTTGTATAATCCATTGCAACATAAGCTCCAAACGCATCCTATTGGAGGAGGACTATGAGCCTAAAATATCTGATTTTGGATATGCAAGGTTCATGAATCCAGTCGAAACTCATTTTAGTACTTCCGttgttggaaatttttttaacTCAGTCTTCATCGCACCTGAGTACATGCCCACGTTGGTCCCCACTACAAAGGGTGATGTTTACAGCTTTGGAATGGTGATGCTAGAGGTGATCACTGGCAAAGAACCAACTCAAGTGGTGAATGCTCTTCAAAACTTCAAAGGAAATTTAATGGAATGGATTGCTTATCTTTCAAATTACTATGCCACGGATGAGTCTTCGACTGGAAGAGGTTGTGATGGTGAGATCCTTGAGTTCCTTGGAATTGCATTTTCTTGTGTTGCATTAGATCCAGAGGAGAGGCCGACGATGTTCCAAGTATACCGTCTTCTAAGAGCTATCGGCGAGAGTAATGATTTTACAAATGGAGATGAGAAGCTGATGCCCCTTGATTGTATCAATATTGATTGCCCAAGTGAATTTAATATTTGTCCAGAAATTCAGGAAATTGATCGTGAGGGTGCAAATGAGAACACATTACAGTAG